A genomic window from Osmia bicornis bicornis chromosome 4, iOsmBic2.1, whole genome shotgun sequence includes:
- the LOC114875913 gene encoding ATP-dependent Clp protease ATP-binding subunit clpX-like, mitochondrial isoform X3, which produces MSCVRCCLISAGRIASSNHVANHVHKIVRVAVIRSLTISSTLGKAPTEPTPPGKDSSGGVSSVGSNGGKKNTLTCPKCGDPCTHVETFVSSTRFVKCEKCHHFFVVLSEVDSKRSLKEALRTDDTKQGFYRKPPPPPKKIFEYLNKHVVGQEYAKKVLSVAVYNHYKRIYNNFPVQNSMQGSINTTDLLHISTVGNSLGVGFQQFPTGSEQKSTDNQSSSGSDILDSKQHQLKLEKSNILLLGPTGSGKTLLAQTIAQCLDVPFAICDCTTLTQAGYVGEDIESVIAKLLQDANYVVDRAQMGIVFLDEVDKIGAVPGIHQLRDVGGEGVQQGMLKMLEGTIVNVPERNSSRKLRGDTLQVDTTNILFVASGAYNGLDRLISRRKTEKYLGFGATPASESPGRRAANLADVANMTPSTEKDNQEKDLLLKQVEARDLIDFGMIPEFVGRFPVLVPFHTLDRDMLVRILTEPQNAMVPQYQMLFSMDKVELTFTADALNAIASLAMEKKTGARGLRAIMESLLLEPMFEVPGSDVMSVHVTEGCVRGQDKPQYVKRGDVTDEELQAQQIQN; this is translated from the exons atgagTTGTGTTCGTTGCTGTTTAATCAGTGCTGGTCGTATAGCATCTTCCAATCATGTGGCAAACCATG TTCACAAAATTGTAAGAGTGGCTGTAATTAGATCATTAACGATTAGCAGTACTCTAGGAAAAGCACCCACAGAACCAACTCCACCAGGTAAAGATAGCAGCGGTGGAGTGTCCTCTGTTGGTAGTaatggaggaaaaaaaaacacactGACGTGCCCAAAATGTGGTGATCCTTGTACGCATGTAGAAACATTTGTAT caTCAACGAGATTCGTCAAGTGTGAAAAATGCCATCACTTTTTCGTTGTTTTATCAGAGGTAGATTCGAAAAGAAGCCTTAAGGAAGCTTTAAGAACAGATGATACAAAACAAGGATTCTACAGAAAACCACCGCCACCGCCGAAAAAG ATATTTGAGTACCTAAACAAACATGTTGTAGGGCAAGAGTATGCTAAAAAAGTTTTGAGCGTTGCCGTGTATAATCACTACAAACGAATCTATAATAATTTCCCAGTGCAGAATTCAATGCAAGGTTCTATTAATACTACTG ACCTATTGCATATTTCGACCGTCGGAAATTCGCTTGGTGTTGGATTCCAACAGTTCCCTACAGGAAGTGAACAAAAGTCAACTGATAATCAGTCGTCTTCGGGATCGGATATCCTAGACAGCAAGCAGCACCAATTAAAATTAGAGAAAAGTAATATTCTATTGCTCGGGCCAACTGGTAGTGGAAAAACATTACTCGCTCAAACAATAGCTCAGTGTTTGGACGTGCCTTTTGCTATTTGTGATTGCACGACGTTGACACAAGCAGGATATGTTGGTGAAGACATAGAAAGCGTTATAGCAAAATTACTTCAAGATGCTAATTACGTGGTGGACAGGGCGCAAATGGGTATTGTATTCTTAGACGAAGTGGATAAAATCGGTGCCGTTCCTGGTATACATCAATTACGTGACGTTGGCGGCGAAGGTGTTCAACAAGGAATGTTAAAAATGTTGGAGGGTACCATTGTAAATGTACCTGAAAGAAATAGTTCTAGAAAATTGCGTGGAGACACGTTACAAGTTGATactacaaatattttattcgttgCTTCCGGTGCATATAATGGATTGGATAGACTGATCTCGCGACGTAAAACTGAAAAGTATCTTGGATTTGGTGCCACCCCTGCTTCGGAGAGTCCAGGTAGGAGAGCGGCAAATTTGGCCGACGTTGCAAATATGACACCTTCTACAGAAAAGGATAACCAAGAAAAAGatcttttattaaaacaagTGGAAGCAAGAGATTTAATTGATTTCGGTATGATTCCCGAATTTGTAGGCAGATTTCCCGTTCTTGTACCTTTCCACACTCTAGATAGGGATATGTTGGTTAGAATATTAACAGAGCCTCAGAACGCTATGGTGCCACAGTATCAAATGTTATTCTCGATGGACAAg GTGGAATTAACGTTTACTGCGGACGCCTTAAATGCTATAGCGTCATTAGCGATGGAAAAGAAAACAGGCGCAAGAGGACTTCGTGCAATCATGGAATCATTACTCTTAGAACCTATGTTTGAAGTACCGGGTAGCGACGTAATGTCCGTTCACGTAACGGAAGGCTGTGTACGAGGACAAGACAAGCCACAATACGTTAAAAGGGGTGATGTCACCGACGAGGAGTTGCAAGCTCAACAGAtacaaaattaa
- the LOC114875913 gene encoding ATP-dependent Clp protease ATP-binding subunit clpX-like, mitochondrial isoform X2, with translation MSCVRCCLISAGRIASSNHVANHVHKIVRVAVIRSLTISSTLGKAPTEPTPPGKDSSGGVSSVGSNGGKKNTLTCPKCGDPCTHVETFVSSTRFVKCEKCHHFFVVLSEVDSKRSLKEALRTDDTKQGFYRKPPPPPKKIFEYLNKHVVGQEYAKKVLSVAVYNHYKRIYNNFPVQNSMQGSINTTGTQDLNHPFTHRDLLHISTVGNSLGVGFQQFPTGSEQKSTDNQSSSGSDILDSKQHQLKLEKSNILLLGPTGSGKTLLAQTIAQCLDVPFAICDCTTLTQAGYVGEDIESVIAKLLQDANYVVDRAQMGIVFLDEVDKIGAVPGIHQLRDVGGEGVQQGMLKMLEGTIVNVPERNSSRKLRGDTLQVDTTNILFVASGAYNGLDRLISRRKTEKYLGFGATPASESPGRRAANLADVANMTPSTEKDNQEKDLLLKQVEARDLIDFGMIPEFVGRFPVLVPFHTLDRDMLVRILTEPQNAMVPQYQMLFSMDKVELTFTADALNAIASLAMEKKTGARGLRAIMESLLLEPMFEVPGSDVMSVHVTEGCVRGQDKPQYVKRGDVTDEELQAQQIQN, from the exons atgagTTGTGTTCGTTGCTGTTTAATCAGTGCTGGTCGTATAGCATCTTCCAATCATGTGGCAAACCATG TTCACAAAATTGTAAGAGTGGCTGTAATTAGATCATTAACGATTAGCAGTACTCTAGGAAAAGCACCCACAGAACCAACTCCACCAGGTAAAGATAGCAGCGGTGGAGTGTCCTCTGTTGGTAGTaatggaggaaaaaaaaacacactGACGTGCCCAAAATGTGGTGATCCTTGTACGCATGTAGAAACATTTGTAT caTCAACGAGATTCGTCAAGTGTGAAAAATGCCATCACTTTTTCGTTGTTTTATCAGAGGTAGATTCGAAAAGAAGCCTTAAGGAAGCTTTAAGAACAGATGATACAAAACAAGGATTCTACAGAAAACCACCGCCACCGCCGAAAAAG ATATTTGAGTACCTAAACAAACATGTTGTAGGGCAAGAGTATGCTAAAAAAGTTTTGAGCGTTGCCGTGTATAATCACTACAAACGAATCTATAATAATTTCCCAGTGCAGAATTCAATGCAAGGTTCTATTAATACTACTGGTACACAAGATCTGAATCATCCCTTCACTCATAGAG ACCTATTGCATATTTCGACCGTCGGAAATTCGCTTGGTGTTGGATTCCAACAGTTCCCTACAGGAAGTGAACAAAAGTCAACTGATAATCAGTCGTCTTCGGGATCGGATATCCTAGACAGCAAGCAGCACCAATTAAAATTAGAGAAAAGTAATATTCTATTGCTCGGGCCAACTGGTAGTGGAAAAACATTACTCGCTCAAACAATAGCTCAGTGTTTGGACGTGCCTTTTGCTATTTGTGATTGCACGACGTTGACACAAGCAGGATATGTTGGTGAAGACATAGAAAGCGTTATAGCAAAATTACTTCAAGATGCTAATTACGTGGTGGACAGGGCGCAAATGGGTATTGTATTCTTAGACGAAGTGGATAAAATCGGTGCCGTTCCTGGTATACATCAATTACGTGACGTTGGCGGCGAAGGTGTTCAACAAGGAATGTTAAAAATGTTGGAGGGTACCATTGTAAATGTACCTGAAAGAAATAGTTCTAGAAAATTGCGTGGAGACACGTTACAAGTTGATactacaaatattttattcgttgCTTCCGGTGCATATAATGGATTGGATAGACTGATCTCGCGACGTAAAACTGAAAAGTATCTTGGATTTGGTGCCACCCCTGCTTCGGAGAGTCCAGGTAGGAGAGCGGCAAATTTGGCCGACGTTGCAAATATGACACCTTCTACAGAAAAGGATAACCAAGAAAAAGatcttttattaaaacaagTGGAAGCAAGAGATTTAATTGATTTCGGTATGATTCCCGAATTTGTAGGCAGATTTCCCGTTCTTGTACCTTTCCACACTCTAGATAGGGATATGTTGGTTAGAATATTAACAGAGCCTCAGAACGCTATGGTGCCACAGTATCAAATGTTATTCTCGATGGACAAg GTGGAATTAACGTTTACTGCGGACGCCTTAAATGCTATAGCGTCATTAGCGATGGAAAAGAAAACAGGCGCAAGAGGACTTCGTGCAATCATGGAATCATTACTCTTAGAACCTATGTTTGAAGTACCGGGTAGCGACGTAATGTCCGTTCACGTAACGGAAGGCTGTGTACGAGGACAAGACAAGCCACAATACGTTAAAAGGGGTGATGTCACCGACGAGGAGTTGCAAGCTCAACAGAtacaaaattaa
- the LOC114875913 gene encoding ATP-dependent Clp protease ATP-binding subunit clpX-like, mitochondrial isoform X1 — translation MSCVRCCLISAGRIASSNHVANHVHKIVRVAVIRSLTISSTLGKAPTEPTPPGKDSSGGVSSVGSNGGKKNTLTCPKCGDPCTHVETFVSSTRFVKCEKCHHFFVVLSEVDSKRSLKEALRTDDTKQGFYRKPPPPPKKIFEYLNKHVVGQEYAKKVLSVAVYNHYKRIYNNFPVQNSMQGSINTTGTQDLNHPFTHRGLKPHLLHISTVGNSLGVGFQQFPTGSEQKSTDNQSSSGSDILDSKQHQLKLEKSNILLLGPTGSGKTLLAQTIAQCLDVPFAICDCTTLTQAGYVGEDIESVIAKLLQDANYVVDRAQMGIVFLDEVDKIGAVPGIHQLRDVGGEGVQQGMLKMLEGTIVNVPERNSSRKLRGDTLQVDTTNILFVASGAYNGLDRLISRRKTEKYLGFGATPASESPGRRAANLADVANMTPSTEKDNQEKDLLLKQVEARDLIDFGMIPEFVGRFPVLVPFHTLDRDMLVRILTEPQNAMVPQYQMLFSMDKVELTFTADALNAIASLAMEKKTGARGLRAIMESLLLEPMFEVPGSDVMSVHVTEGCVRGQDKPQYVKRGDVTDEELQAQQIQN, via the exons atgagTTGTGTTCGTTGCTGTTTAATCAGTGCTGGTCGTATAGCATCTTCCAATCATGTGGCAAACCATG TTCACAAAATTGTAAGAGTGGCTGTAATTAGATCATTAACGATTAGCAGTACTCTAGGAAAAGCACCCACAGAACCAACTCCACCAGGTAAAGATAGCAGCGGTGGAGTGTCCTCTGTTGGTAGTaatggaggaaaaaaaaacacactGACGTGCCCAAAATGTGGTGATCCTTGTACGCATGTAGAAACATTTGTAT caTCAACGAGATTCGTCAAGTGTGAAAAATGCCATCACTTTTTCGTTGTTTTATCAGAGGTAGATTCGAAAAGAAGCCTTAAGGAAGCTTTAAGAACAGATGATACAAAACAAGGATTCTACAGAAAACCACCGCCACCGCCGAAAAAG ATATTTGAGTACCTAAACAAACATGTTGTAGGGCAAGAGTATGCTAAAAAAGTTTTGAGCGTTGCCGTGTATAATCACTACAAACGAATCTATAATAATTTCCCAGTGCAGAATTCAATGCAAGGTTCTATTAATACTACTGGTACACAAGATCTGAATCATCCCTTCACTCATAGAGGTCTTAAACCAC ACCTATTGCATATTTCGACCGTCGGAAATTCGCTTGGTGTTGGATTCCAACAGTTCCCTACAGGAAGTGAACAAAAGTCAACTGATAATCAGTCGTCTTCGGGATCGGATATCCTAGACAGCAAGCAGCACCAATTAAAATTAGAGAAAAGTAATATTCTATTGCTCGGGCCAACTGGTAGTGGAAAAACATTACTCGCTCAAACAATAGCTCAGTGTTTGGACGTGCCTTTTGCTATTTGTGATTGCACGACGTTGACACAAGCAGGATATGTTGGTGAAGACATAGAAAGCGTTATAGCAAAATTACTTCAAGATGCTAATTACGTGGTGGACAGGGCGCAAATGGGTATTGTATTCTTAGACGAAGTGGATAAAATCGGTGCCGTTCCTGGTATACATCAATTACGTGACGTTGGCGGCGAAGGTGTTCAACAAGGAATGTTAAAAATGTTGGAGGGTACCATTGTAAATGTACCTGAAAGAAATAGTTCTAGAAAATTGCGTGGAGACACGTTACAAGTTGATactacaaatattttattcgttgCTTCCGGTGCATATAATGGATTGGATAGACTGATCTCGCGACGTAAAACTGAAAAGTATCTTGGATTTGGTGCCACCCCTGCTTCGGAGAGTCCAGGTAGGAGAGCGGCAAATTTGGCCGACGTTGCAAATATGACACCTTCTACAGAAAAGGATAACCAAGAAAAAGatcttttattaaaacaagTGGAAGCAAGAGATTTAATTGATTTCGGTATGATTCCCGAATTTGTAGGCAGATTTCCCGTTCTTGTACCTTTCCACACTCTAGATAGGGATATGTTGGTTAGAATATTAACAGAGCCTCAGAACGCTATGGTGCCACAGTATCAAATGTTATTCTCGATGGACAAg GTGGAATTAACGTTTACTGCGGACGCCTTAAATGCTATAGCGTCATTAGCGATGGAAAAGAAAACAGGCGCAAGAGGACTTCGTGCAATCATGGAATCATTACTCTTAGAACCTATGTTTGAAGTACCGGGTAGCGACGTAATGTCCGTTCACGTAACGGAAGGCTGTGTACGAGGACAAGACAAGCCACAATACGTTAAAAGGGGTGATGTCACCGACGAGGAGTTGCAAGCTCAACAGAtacaaaattaa
- the LOC114875913 gene encoding ATP-dependent Clp protease ATP-binding subunit clpX-like, mitochondrial isoform X4: MSCVRCCLISAGRIASSNHVANHVHKIVRVAVIRSLTISSTLGKAPTEPTPPGKDSSGGVSSVGSNGGKKNTLTCPKCGDPCTHVETFVSSTRFVKCEKCHHFFVVLSEVDSKRSLKEALRTDDTKQGFYRKPPPPPKKIFEYLNKHVVGQEYAKKVLSVAVYNHYKRIYNNFPVQNSMQDLLHISTVGNSLGVGFQQFPTGSEQKSTDNQSSSGSDILDSKQHQLKLEKSNILLLGPTGSGKTLLAQTIAQCLDVPFAICDCTTLTQAGYVGEDIESVIAKLLQDANYVVDRAQMGIVFLDEVDKIGAVPGIHQLRDVGGEGVQQGMLKMLEGTIVNVPERNSSRKLRGDTLQVDTTNILFVASGAYNGLDRLISRRKTEKYLGFGATPASESPGRRAANLADVANMTPSTEKDNQEKDLLLKQVEARDLIDFGMIPEFVGRFPVLVPFHTLDRDMLVRILTEPQNAMVPQYQMLFSMDKVELTFTADALNAIASLAMEKKTGARGLRAIMESLLLEPMFEVPGSDVMSVHVTEGCVRGQDKPQYVKRGDVTDEELQAQQIQN, encoded by the exons atgagTTGTGTTCGTTGCTGTTTAATCAGTGCTGGTCGTATAGCATCTTCCAATCATGTGGCAAACCATG TTCACAAAATTGTAAGAGTGGCTGTAATTAGATCATTAACGATTAGCAGTACTCTAGGAAAAGCACCCACAGAACCAACTCCACCAGGTAAAGATAGCAGCGGTGGAGTGTCCTCTGTTGGTAGTaatggaggaaaaaaaaacacactGACGTGCCCAAAATGTGGTGATCCTTGTACGCATGTAGAAACATTTGTAT caTCAACGAGATTCGTCAAGTGTGAAAAATGCCATCACTTTTTCGTTGTTTTATCAGAGGTAGATTCGAAAAGAAGCCTTAAGGAAGCTTTAAGAACAGATGATACAAAACAAGGATTCTACAGAAAACCACCGCCACCGCCGAAAAAG ATATTTGAGTACCTAAACAAACATGTTGTAGGGCAAGAGTATGCTAAAAAAGTTTTGAGCGTTGCCGTGTATAATCACTACAAACGAATCTATAATAATTTCCCAGTGCAGAATTCAATGCAAG ACCTATTGCATATTTCGACCGTCGGAAATTCGCTTGGTGTTGGATTCCAACAGTTCCCTACAGGAAGTGAACAAAAGTCAACTGATAATCAGTCGTCTTCGGGATCGGATATCCTAGACAGCAAGCAGCACCAATTAAAATTAGAGAAAAGTAATATTCTATTGCTCGGGCCAACTGGTAGTGGAAAAACATTACTCGCTCAAACAATAGCTCAGTGTTTGGACGTGCCTTTTGCTATTTGTGATTGCACGACGTTGACACAAGCAGGATATGTTGGTGAAGACATAGAAAGCGTTATAGCAAAATTACTTCAAGATGCTAATTACGTGGTGGACAGGGCGCAAATGGGTATTGTATTCTTAGACGAAGTGGATAAAATCGGTGCCGTTCCTGGTATACATCAATTACGTGACGTTGGCGGCGAAGGTGTTCAACAAGGAATGTTAAAAATGTTGGAGGGTACCATTGTAAATGTACCTGAAAGAAATAGTTCTAGAAAATTGCGTGGAGACACGTTACAAGTTGATactacaaatattttattcgttgCTTCCGGTGCATATAATGGATTGGATAGACTGATCTCGCGACGTAAAACTGAAAAGTATCTTGGATTTGGTGCCACCCCTGCTTCGGAGAGTCCAGGTAGGAGAGCGGCAAATTTGGCCGACGTTGCAAATATGACACCTTCTACAGAAAAGGATAACCAAGAAAAAGatcttttattaaaacaagTGGAAGCAAGAGATTTAATTGATTTCGGTATGATTCCCGAATTTGTAGGCAGATTTCCCGTTCTTGTACCTTTCCACACTCTAGATAGGGATATGTTGGTTAGAATATTAACAGAGCCTCAGAACGCTATGGTGCCACAGTATCAAATGTTATTCTCGATGGACAAg GTGGAATTAACGTTTACTGCGGACGCCTTAAATGCTATAGCGTCATTAGCGATGGAAAAGAAAACAGGCGCAAGAGGACTTCGTGCAATCATGGAATCATTACTCTTAGAACCTATGTTTGAAGTACCGGGTAGCGACGTAATGTCCGTTCACGTAACGGAAGGCTGTGTACGAGGACAAGACAAGCCACAATACGTTAAAAGGGGTGATGTCACCGACGAGGAGTTGCAAGCTCAACAGAtacaaaattaa
- the LOC114875965 gene encoding serum response factor-binding protein 1-like: MRQTEINNELVLLRQPVHQARICVVSKLIREAKKLRTYRGNEKQLEKNKTKSDKLLREVFALKHIKDDDISTFGIINFEYLQDILKNPRTDEGTRAMIKVARYKCLHERIVEFMEKFPDYREYISWKKKKRPSKRKGSNSIDDDLEENPKRSRKDTNTVKVSTQKRGNKNIDSTGTTNHLQCTTRQQKKINEQSMKLSKESAEQKLEGDESKSVAKVISKEAAVKRFAEVLQETDRKEEASEHEENNNEQSSNDAGECRKSTDDFFLSSDEAGSSVTVISAERNEDPTSDIDHRAFKALRIRSKDEKFSKDKGEIGSGKDISYGPSNTRKTNVTHSKQNRDMRVKNNPVKRNIESDSTKTEDENLHPSWVARRKQQEILKQGFQGKKIKFDED, translated from the exons atGAGACAAACGGAGATAAACAACGAA CTTGTTCTGTTAAGGCAACCTGTTCATCAGGCTCGTATCTGTGTGGTAAGTAAGTTGATTAGAGAAGCTAAAAAATTACGCACTTATCGTGGTAATGAGAAACAACTGGAGAAGAACAAGACTAAATCGGATAAACTATTGAGGGAAGTATTTGCATTAAAGCATATTAAAGATGATGATATATCAACatttggaataattaattttgaatatttgcaagatatattaaaaaatcctCGTACAGACGAAGGAACTAGAGCTATGATCAAAGTTGCCCGATACAAGTGTTTACATGAGAGAATAGTGGAATTTATGGAGAAATTTCCAGATTACAGGGAGTACATTTcctggaagaaaaaaaagcgTCCATCGAAAAGGAAAGGAAGTAATTCCATAGATGATGATCTAGAAGAGAATCCAAAAAGATCAAGAAAAGATACAAATACTGTAAAAGTGAGCACGCAAAAGAGAGGCAATAAGAACATAGACAGTACCGGTACTACCAATCATTTGCAATGTACCACTCGTCAACAGAAGAAGATCAATGAACAGTCTATGAAACTATCGAAAGAATCAGCAGAACAAAAGTTGGAAGGGGACGAGTCGAAATCAGTTGCTAAAGTTATAAGTAAGGAGGCTGCTGTTAAAAGATTTGCAGAAGTGTTGCAAGAAACAGATAGAAAGGAGGAAGCTAGCGAGCACGAAGAGAATAACAATGAACAATCGTCGAACGATGCAGGAGAATGTAGAAAAAGTACGGATGACTTTTTTCTGAGCTCGGACGAAGCCGGTTCAAGCGTTACAGTCATCTCTGCTGAGAGGAACGAGGATCCTACCTCTGACATTGATCATCGGGCATTTAAGGCGCTTCGCATAAGAAGCAAAGACGAGAAATTCTCTAAAGATAAAGGGGAAATAGGAAGTGGTAAAGATATTTCTTATGGTCCGAGTAATACAAGAAAAACAAACGTTACGCATTCTAAACAGAACAGGGATATGCGCGTTAAGAACAATCCTGTTAAGAGAAACATCGAGAGCGACTCCACTAAGACAGAAGATGAAAACCTGCATCCTTCGTGGGTAGCGAGGAGGAAGCAGCAAGAAATTCTGAAACAAGGTTTCCAAGGGAAAAAAATTAAGTTTGACGAAGattaa